A genome region from Dolichospermum compactum NIES-806 includes the following:
- a CDS encoding sensor histidine kinase: protein MFQATRRRLAIWYTAITAILLLLFASGVYLYVRSTLVERIDDTLYHVVEVVERSLVIEPIKFQPIQLRVNVEASFPNKSESAEDDRIDLEWFSPNGKLLWSTFSEKLDIPIHTHHTGETVRIEGMGGWGESAQLFRQVTKRIEVGRQILGYLRVSHPWFEVTKPSRELIFDLALGIILMVFSVAASGWFLSGKAMEPVRESYQRLKQFTADASHELRSPIALIQTNVQIALADLDAGEEEKNTVQYKQQLKVVERLTQRLGKLVNDLLFLARQDSGINIDLFSSCPLDALLMEVVEEQQFVAREKQINLGLNLVDSALTEVNPELLENWFSLTGNWEQLVRLFTNLIGNALQYTPPQGVIKVELERIEGINRVTGRRYTNSHLQVKVSDTGTGIPADALPKLFDRFYRVDPARTYRGGKTATATTTGSGLGLAIAQAIIEHHQGQIQVTSNLGEGTTFTVILPILSQELGVKS from the coding sequence CTGTTTCAAGCTACTCGTCGCCGGTTGGCAATTTGGTACACGGCTATAACGGCAATTTTACTATTATTATTTGCTAGTGGAGTATATTTATATGTTCGCAGTACATTAGTTGAGCGAATTGACGATACATTGTATCATGTTGTGGAAGTTGTCGAGCGTTCTTTAGTAATTGAACCGATAAAATTTCAACCGATTCAATTACGAGTAAATGTAGAAGCTAGTTTTCCTAATAAGTCTGAAAGTGCTGAAGATGATCGGATTGATTTAGAGTGGTTTAGTCCTAATGGTAAATTACTGTGGTCAACTTTTTCGGAAAAATTAGATATTCCTATTCATACTCATCATACAGGTGAAACTGTGCGAATAGAGGGCATGGGAGGATGGGGAGAATCTGCACAGTTATTTAGACAAGTGACAAAAAGGATAGAAGTAGGAAGACAGATTTTAGGTTATTTACGAGTTAGTCATCCTTGGTTTGAGGTAACAAAACCTAGTCGGGAATTAATTTTTGATTTGGCTTTAGGTATTATTTTAATGGTATTCTCAGTGGCTGCCAGTGGTTGGTTTTTATCAGGTAAGGCTATGGAACCTGTGCGAGAATCTTATCAACGCTTAAAACAATTTACTGCTGATGCTTCTCATGAATTAAGAAGTCCGATTGCTTTAATTCAAACTAATGTGCAAATTGCTTTGGCTGATTTGGATGCAGGGGAAGAAGAAAAAAATACGGTTCAATATAAACAACAATTAAAGGTAGTAGAAAGACTTACTCAAAGATTGGGTAAGTTAGTTAATGATTTGCTATTTTTGGCTAGACAAGATAGTGGTATTAATATAGATTTATTTTCATCTTGTCCTCTTGATGCTTTGTTGATGGAAGTTGTAGAAGAACAACAATTTGTAGCTAGAGAAAAACAAATTAATCTAGGTTTGAATTTAGTTGATTCTGCGTTGACGGAAGTTAATCCAGAATTATTAGAAAATTGGTTTAGTCTGACGGGGAATTGGGAGCAATTAGTCAGGTTATTTACAAATTTGATTGGTAATGCTTTGCAATATACTCCACCCCAAGGAGTCATAAAAGTGGAGTTAGAAAGAATAGAGGGGATAAATCGAGTTACAGGAAGGCGTTACACTAATTCTCATTTACAAGTAAAAGTTAGTGATACTGGCACTGGTATTCCTGCGGACGCGCTACCAAAATTATTTGACCGCTTTTATCGAGTTGATCCGGCACGAACTTATAGAGGTGGGAAAACGGCTACAGCCACAACTACTGGTTCAGGATTAGGATTAGCGATCGCTCAAGCCATTATCGAGCATCATCAAGGACAAATTCAAGTAACTAGCAATCTGGGGGAAGGTACTACTTTCACCGTTATTTTGCCAATTTTGTCCCAGGAGTTAGGAGTTAAGAGTTAG
- a CDS encoding response regulator, which yields MKTVLIVEDDLINARVFSKILSKRGGLEVKHTEDVDEVMKIAQSHEIDLILMDVSLSHSVYQGKSVDGIKITQMLKSDPQTANLPVILVTAHAMEGDRENFLNQSGADGYISKPVVDHQLFIDQIMALLPQG from the coding sequence ATGAAAACTGTTCTAATTGTTGAAGATGATTTAATTAATGCTCGTGTTTTTTCTAAAATACTGAGTAAACGTGGGGGGTTGGAGGTAAAACATACAGAAGATGTAGATGAGGTGATGAAAATAGCTCAATCCCATGAAATTGACCTGATTTTGATGGATGTGTCCCTATCACATAGTGTATACCAAGGTAAGTCTGTTGATGGGATCAAAATTACACAAATGTTAAAGTCTGACCCACAAACAGCTAATTTACCGGTGATTTTAGTAACAGCACACGCGATGGAAGGCGATCGGGAGAATTTTTTGAACCAAAGTGGTGCTGATGGTTATATTTCTAAGCCTGTGGTTGATCACCAACTGTTTATTGACCAAATTATGGCTCTTTTGCCACAAGGATAG
- the ppk1 gene encoding polyphosphate kinase 1 — protein sequence MAKPKKNSASMNLSDPQYYINRELSWLEFNNRVLHEACDPRTPLLERLKFLAIFSSNLDEFFMVRVAGLKQQVEATVNLLSPDGRTPQKQLDDIRLHLNPQLKKHNAEFEEALQPLLVQQGIYILDYIELNSKQRSYLDNYFEEQIFPVLTPLAVDPSHPFPHISNLSLNLAVVVKNPDTEEEFFARVKVPQVLPRFLPLPPELRVQDNGKIATWSGIPLEQAIAHNLESLFPGMSIQEYHPFRITRDADLELEEDEADDLLLAIEQELRKRRMGGNTVRLEIRSQTPALVRSRLLEDLGLTESDIYEVDGLLALRDLMYFLALPLPELKDRPRQSVVPSRLQRLREPCTDADVLEPEEGKDFFAVIREKDLLVHHPYQSFSGTVVRFITSAAHDPNVLAIKMTLYRTSGDSPIVNALIAAAENGKQVSVLVELKARFDEENNIYWARRLERVGVHVVYGLVGLKTHSKIVLVVRREKDRMRRYVHIGTGNYNPKTARLYTDLGLFSCREELGADLTDVFNFLTGYSRQKSYREIMVAPVNMRDRFLELIKREIDNVQNGFSGRIVAKMNALVDPQIIVALYEASRAGVQIDLIIRGICCLRPGLPNLSDNIRVISIIGRFLEHSRIYYFYNNNQEEIYIGSADWMRRNLDRRVEVITPIKDQEIAKDLQEILGIMLADNRHAWELQPDGNYIQRCPGDNCPEANSQKTIMSMALRSAGIN from the coding sequence ATGGCGAAACCAAAAAAGAATTCTGCTTCCATGAATCTGAGTGATCCACAATACTACATCAACCGTGAGTTAAGTTGGCTAGAATTTAATAATCGGGTCTTACATGAGGCTTGTGATCCCAGAACTCCTCTGTTGGAAAGGCTGAAATTTTTAGCCATTTTTAGTTCCAATTTGGATGAGTTTTTTATGGTACGAGTCGCAGGTTTAAAGCAACAGGTGGAAGCCACTGTTAATTTATTAAGTCCTGATGGACGGACACCACAGAAACAACTAGATGATATTCGTTTGCATTTGAATCCTCAACTCAAAAAACACAATGCGGAATTTGAGGAAGCGCTGCAACCACTTTTAGTCCAACAGGGAATCTATATCCTGGATTACATAGAATTGAACTCAAAACAGCGAAGTTATCTAGATAACTATTTTGAAGAGCAGATTTTTCCAGTTCTGACTCCTCTTGCTGTTGATCCTAGTCATCCCTTTCCTCACATTTCCAATCTCAGTTTAAATCTAGCAGTGGTGGTCAAAAATCCTGATACAGAAGAGGAGTTTTTTGCCAGAGTTAAAGTTCCTCAAGTTTTACCAAGATTTTTGCCATTACCTCCAGAGTTGAGAGTCCAAGACAATGGGAAAATTGCTACCTGGTCAGGGATTCCCTTAGAACAAGCGATCGCTCATAACCTAGAATCTCTCTTTCCCGGTATGAGTATCCAAGAATATCATCCCTTCCGCATTACCCGCGATGCTGATCTGGAATTAGAAGAAGATGAAGCCGACGACCTGTTATTAGCCATTGAACAGGAACTTCGTAAACGCCGCATGGGTGGGAATACCGTCAGGTTAGAAATTCGCTCCCAAACCCCTGCATTAGTCCGTTCCCGTCTCTTAGAAGATTTGGGACTCACTGAAAGCGATATTTATGAAGTTGATGGTCTGTTGGCACTACGGGATTTAATGTATTTTCTGGCACTACCACTACCAGAACTTAAAGATCGCCCCCGTCAATCCGTCGTTCCTTCCCGCTTACAACGACTCAGAGAACCCTGTACTGATGCTGATGTTCTCGAACCAGAAGAAGGAAAAGACTTTTTTGCCGTAATTCGAGAAAAAGATTTGCTAGTTCATCATCCCTATCAATCCTTCTCTGGTACAGTAGTACGCTTTATTACTAGTGCTGCCCATGATCCCAACGTCCTAGCCATCAAAATGACTCTCTACCGGACTTCTGGAGACTCACCCATAGTTAATGCTTTAATTGCAGCAGCAGAAAATGGTAAACAAGTTTCCGTGCTAGTCGAACTAAAAGCCCGATTTGATGAAGAGAATAACATTTATTGGGCTAGACGTTTAGAAAGAGTTGGCGTTCATGTCGTCTATGGTTTAGTCGGTTTGAAAACCCATAGCAAAATCGTCTTGGTAGTGCGACGAGAAAAAGACAGAATGCGCCGTTATGTCCACATTGGAACCGGGAATTACAACCCCAAAACCGCACGACTCTATACAGATTTAGGCTTATTTAGTTGTCGAGAAGAATTAGGCGCAGACTTAACAGATGTGTTTAACTTCTTAACAGGCTACTCTCGCCAAAAATCCTATCGAGAAATTATGGTAGCACCTGTGAATATGCGCGATCGCTTTCTCGAACTAATTAAACGGGAAATTGACAACGTGCAAAACGGATTTTCCGGTCGCATAGTTGCCAAAATGAACGCCCTAGTTGACCCACAAATAATAGTTGCCCTCTACGAAGCCTCCCGCGCTGGAGTCCAAATAGACCTGATTATTCGGGGAATATGTTGTTTGCGTCCCGGACTACCCAATCTCAGTGACAACATTCGCGTTATCAGCATCATCGGTCGATTTTTAGAACACTCCCGCATATATTACTTCTACAACAATAACCAAGAAGAAATATATATCGGCAGCGCAGACTGGATGCGGCGTAACTTAGATCGTCGCGTCGAAGTTATTACCCCCATCAAAGACCAAGAAATTGCCAAAGATCTACAAGAAATCTTAGGGATTATGTTAGCAGATAATCGTCATGCTTGGGAATTACAACCTGATGGCAATTATATCCAAAGATGCCCAGGTGATAACTGTCCAGAAGCCAATTCTCAAAAAACAATTATGTCTATGGCTTTACGGTCTGCCGGCATAAATTAG
- a CDS encoding tetratricopeptide repeat protein has translation MPKYIRLISLLVAISLWSLPKAAHAQAFIPHTVQIDNAQLEKQGLNLAQEAAQLAQFQQLEPALLRAQLAAKLAPKNDKVWWLLGSLHLQNRDFDQAVISLNKAQTINPKNPEVLFALGSAKFQKKDYQGAISHYQAGLKLKPNYSGGLFDLGNAYFMLQKFPEAIAQFNLAVNQDKKFWPAINNIGLIKYEQGDIPGAIQQWQTAVSIDKKAAEPLLALAVASYYQGDKRKSLEMGVSALRIDSRYANLDFLKENLWGDRLLADTKKFLEIPEIKSASQPKEEIP, from the coding sequence GTGCCAAAATATATTCGGTTGATTTCTCTTTTGGTAGCAATCAGTTTATGGAGTTTGCCAAAAGCTGCTCATGCTCAGGCATTCATTCCGCATACAGTACAAATTGATAATGCTCAGTTAGAGAAACAGGGCTTGAACTTAGCCCAGGAAGCGGCTCAATTAGCGCAGTTTCAGCAGCTTGAACCAGCCCTACTGAGAGCGCAATTAGCTGCGAAATTAGCCCCGAAAAATGACAAAGTATGGTGGCTACTGGGAAGTTTACATTTACAAAATCGAGACTTTGATCAAGCAGTTATCTCCTTGAACAAAGCCCAAACCATTAACCCTAAAAATCCTGAAGTGCTGTTTGCATTGGGTTCAGCCAAATTTCAAAAAAAAGATTACCAAGGAGCTATCAGCCATTATCAAGCGGGTTTGAAATTAAAACCCAATTATTCTGGGGGGTTGTTTGATTTGGGTAATGCTTACTTTATGTTACAGAAATTCCCAGAGGCGATCGCTCAATTTAATTTAGCAGTTAACCAAGATAAAAAGTTTTGGCCAGCAATTAACAATATTGGTTTAATCAAATACGAACAAGGCGACATTCCGGGCGCAATTCAGCAATGGCAAACAGCAGTTAGTATTGACAAAAAAGCCGCAGAACCTTTACTAGCTTTAGCCGTAGCATCCTATTATCAGGGCGATAAACGAAAAAGTTTAGAAATGGGAGTATCCGCACTCCGCATAGATTCCCGTTATGCCAATTTAGATTTTCTCAAAGAAAACCTATGGGGCGATCGCCTACTTGCAGACACCAAAAAATTCTTAGAAATACCAGAAATTAAATCAGCCTCACAGCCAAAGGAGGAAATACCCTAA
- a CDS encoding DNA gyrase/topoisomerase IV subunit A translates to MAKQLNLLSKGQVITTALHTEMQRSYLEYAMSVIVGRALPDVRDGLKPVHRRILYAMHELGLTPDRPYRKCARVVGDVLGKYHPHGDQSVYDALVRLVQNFSSRYPLLGGHGNFGSVDNDPPAAMRYTETRLAPVGHEGMLAEIAEETVEFTGNFDNSQQEPTVLPAQLPFLLLNGCAGIAVGMATNIPPHNLGEIVDGLIALIDNPDLTDDKLFQLIPGPDFPTGGEIVDHGGIKEAYTTGKGGIVMRGIVTMEEIPATRGTKRRTALIVTELPFQVNKAGWIEKIADLVNQGRLHGISDIRDESDREGMRVVIELKRDTNPQELLQHLYHQTALQTTFGAILLAIVDGQPRQLTLRQLLQEFLKFREHTLNRRYSYELGKAENRVNILAGLLKALANLDDVIAILRQAPDGSTAKMTLCTRLDLTEVQADAILSMPLRRLTGLEQQNLQQEFDQLNQEITRLQTLLEDRRELLKALKKDLRTLKRKYNDPRRTKIVHTTEKQVSEDKGKAKQPKAVAAAENSPAKIPTPIPEQPPEETILEVTQRGYIRRISPNSKKTKGENGLLDHDFLIQTELTNTHKDLLILTSGGKVYPITVGDIPLTTGRSARGTPLITMLTSTAQGNTEGIITRFLLPEKPETLEMVLLTKEGRIKRLSLSEFVNLSRRGITILKLKDKDELAFTQFLSSGEHLILASSSGRLLRFPVNDEQLPIMGRAAMGLQAFRLLKNQQMVGCVNVSKYNQLLLVTEEGYGKIMAANQLRAANRGDLGIQLLKFNNKTDNLAAMVPAKPGSEVALLTNKERVIRVSVDAVPNLNKDSKGESICQLNRDERIVSVVEVE, encoded by the coding sequence ATGGCAAAACAGTTAAACCTTCTCTCCAAGGGACAGGTCATCACCACCGCCCTGCACACCGAAATGCAACGGTCATACCTAGAATATGCCATGAGTGTGATTGTGGGGCGAGCCTTACCAGACGTTCGAGATGGATTAAAACCAGTACATAGGCGCATCTTATATGCTATGCACGAACTGGGTTTAACACCAGATCGACCTTATCGAAAATGCGCCCGTGTGGTGGGAGATGTTCTCGGTAAATATCATCCTCACGGCGATCAATCAGTTTATGATGCCTTAGTTCGGTTAGTCCAAAACTTTTCCAGCCGTTATCCCCTACTTGGTGGACATGGTAACTTTGGTAGCGTGGATAATGATCCACCGGCAGCCATGCGTTACACAGAAACCCGTCTTGCACCTGTAGGACATGAAGGAATGCTGGCGGAAATTGCCGAAGAGACTGTGGAGTTTACTGGCAATTTCGACAATTCTCAACAAGAACCAACCGTACTCCCCGCTCAATTACCATTTTTGTTACTGAATGGTTGTGCGGGAATTGCTGTCGGTATGGCGACAAATATTCCCCCCCACAATTTGGGAGAAATCGTTGATGGCTTAATTGCCTTAATTGACAACCCAGATTTAACCGATGATAAATTATTTCAATTAATTCCCGGTCCAGACTTTCCTACTGGTGGGGAAATTGTTGATCATGGTGGTATTAAAGAAGCTTATACCACTGGTAAAGGTGGTATTGTCATGCGCGGTATCGTCACAATGGAAGAAATTCCCGCCACGAGGGGAACTAAACGCCGCACAGCATTAATAGTCACAGAACTGCCCTTTCAAGTTAATAAAGCTGGATGGATTGAAAAAATCGCCGATTTAGTCAATCAAGGTCGGTTACACGGAATTTCTGACATTCGAGATGAGAGTGACAGGGAGGGAATGCGCGTAGTTATTGAACTCAAACGCGATACTAATCCCCAAGAACTACTCCAGCATTTGTATCACCAAACAGCTTTACAAACCACCTTTGGCGCGATTCTCTTAGCTATAGTTGATGGACAACCCCGTCAATTAACATTACGGCAACTATTACAGGAATTTCTCAAGTTCCGAGAACATACCCTCAATCGTCGCTACAGTTACGAATTAGGAAAAGCCGAAAATCGGGTAAATATCCTAGCAGGATTGTTAAAAGCCTTAGCAAATCTAGATGATGTTATCGCTATATTACGACAAGCCCCCGATGGCAGTACAGCCAAGATGACACTTTGTACCCGCTTAGATTTAACTGAAGTCCAAGCAGATGCCATTTTGTCTATGCCATTACGTCGTCTCACTGGTTTAGAACAGCAAAACTTACAACAGGAATTTGACCAACTTAATCAGGAAATTACCCGATTGCAGACATTGTTGGAAGATAGACGGGAATTACTCAAAGCCCTGAAAAAAGATTTGCGAACTCTCAAACGGAAATATAATGATCCTCGACGGACAAAAATAGTTCACACTACAGAAAAACAAGTTTCTGAAGATAAAGGTAAGGCTAAACAACCAAAAGCAGTAGCCGCAGCAGAAAATTCTCCAGCAAAAATCCCCACTCCTATACCGGAACAACCCCCAGAAGAAACCATTTTAGAAGTTACTCAACGGGGTTATATCCGGCGGATTTCCCCCAACAGTAAAAAAACAAAAGGGGAAAATGGGTTGCTGGATCATGATTTCCTGATCCAAACTGAATTAACTAATACTCACAAAGACCTGTTAATCCTCACCAGCGGTGGTAAAGTCTACCCGATTACGGTGGGAGATATTCCCCTAACTACTGGACGTTCAGCGCGAGGAACGCCATTGATTACGATGCTTACCAGTACCGCCCAAGGTAACACGGAAGGTATCATTACCCGGTTTTTGCTGCCAGAAAAACCCGAAACGTTGGAAATGGTTTTGTTAACTAAGGAAGGACGGATTAAACGCTTATCTTTATCGGAATTTGTGAATCTCTCACGGCGCGGAATTACAATTTTGAAGCTTAAAGACAAGGACGAATTGGCGTTTACCCAATTCCTCAGCAGCGGAGAACATTTAATTTTAGCGAGTTCTAGCGGTAGGCTACTCAGGTTTCCGGTTAATGATGAACAATTACCGATTATGGGTCGGGCTGCGATGGGCTTGCAAGCTTTCCGCCTTTTGAAAAATCAGCAGATGGTTGGTTGTGTCAATGTCAGCAAATATAACCAATTATTGTTAGTGACTGAGGAAGGATATGGCAAAATTATGGCTGCAAATCAATTGAGGGCGGCGAATCGGGGGGATTTAGGCATACAACTTTTGAAATTTAATAATAAAACGGACAATTTAGCGGCTATGGTTCCCGCAAAACCAGGTTCAGAGGTCGCATTATTAACAAATAAGGAGCGAGTAATTCGCGTATCGGTAGATGCAGTTCCTAATCTCAATAAAGATAGTAAGGGTGAAAGTATTTGTCAACTCAACAGGGATGAGAGGATTGTCAGTGTGGTGGAAGTAGAGTAG